A genome region from Panicum virgatum strain AP13 chromosome 4K, P.virgatum_v5, whole genome shotgun sequence includes the following:
- the LOC120702187 gene encoding putative cellulose synthase A catalytic subunit 11 [UDP-forming] — MASCTSAGLLGRQPWDALRPLHSELFHLSDRVKMDEGSPEIVPANSPATDLDQEPESSQSGDGDGDGPPEPLSDKLPVPPGELSLYRAAVALRVLLLAAFFRYRVTHPVPDAPWLWLTALACELWLALAWLLAQLPKLSPTNRAAHPDRLASRYADGTGLPGVDVLVTAAAGAAGTTEPPLATANAVLSALAADYPAGRLACYVSDDGADMLAFEALFEAAGLARRWVPFCRRHGVEPRAPELYFARGVDYLRDRAAPSFVKERRAMKREYEEFKVRINSLAAKARKVPEDGWVMSDGTPWPGNNPRDHPAMIQVLLGHPGDQDAEGNELPRLFYVSREKKPGFQHHRKAGALNALLRVSALLTNGAYVLNLDYDHCVTNSGALREAMCFLMDPVVGNRTCFVQFPLRVGGDGDGGGDQLASRDDSVFFDIDMKCLDGIQGPVYVGSGCFFNRKAMYGFDPALAEEDDDAAHGSWCCFGNGKGRALRRTMSAVPLLDSEDSDEQTGAADGARARRRLRSYHAALERHFGHSQAFIASAFAGQGRGGGGGGGSDSTGAAACSLLREAIHVVSCAYEERTRWGKDVGWVYGGGAVATGFRMHARGWASAYCSPARAAFRTFARPSPSDVLAEASRRAAAAMGVLLSRHCPVWAGAGGRVRLLQRLGYAARVAYPLVSLPLTAYCALPAACLLTGRSIFPDDVSYYGAVLLILLLSSVAATAALELRWSRVTPRAWWRDQQLWAVTGTSACLAAVFQGVLRACAGIDVGFSTASTKTAAARSSSDGEESSDERRRSLRWSNLLIPPASLLLANLAGVVVAVSYGVDHGYRAWGPVLGKLALAGWVVAHLQGFLRGLLARRDRAPTVAVLWSVLFVSVLSLLWVNVDSYSAPPARAASQQPVL, encoded by the exons ATGGCTTCTTGTACATCAGCTGGTTTACTGGGGAGGCAACCATGGGATGCGCTGCGCCCATTGCACTCTGAATTGTTTCACCTGTCAGATAGGGTCAAGATGGACGAAGGGAGCCCAGAGATCGTGCCTGCCAACTCCCCGGCTACCGACCTGGACCAGGAGCCTGAATCTTCACAAAG CGGGGATGGCGACGGCGATGGCCCTCCCGAGCCTCTCAGCGACAAGCTGCCCGTCCCGCCCGGCGAGCTCAGCCTGTACCGCGCGGCCGTCGCGCtgcgcgtcctcctcctcgccgccttcTTCCGGTACCGCGTCACCCACCCGGTGCCCGACGCGCCATGGCTGTGGCTGACCGCGCTCGCCTGCGAGCTCTGGCTCGCCCTCGCGTGGCTGCTCGCCCAGCTCCCCAAGCTCTCCCCGACCAACCGCGCCGCGCACCCCGATAGGCTCGCGTCGCGGTACGCCGACGGGACGGGGCTGCCGGGCGTGGACGTGctcgtgacggcggcggcgggcgccgcggGGACGACGGAGCCGCcgctggcgacggcgaacgCGGTGCTGTCGGCGCTCGCGGCGGACTACCCCGCGGGGAGGCTGGCGTGCTACGTCTCCGACGACGGCGCGGACATGCTGGCGTTCGAGGCGCTGTTCGAGGCCGCCGGGCTCGCGCGGCGGTGGGTGCCCTTCTGCCGGCGCCACGGCGTGGAGCCGCGGGCGCCCGAGCTCTACTTCGCGCGCGGCGTCGACTACCTCCGGGACCGCGCTGCGCCGTCCTTCGTCAAGGAACGCCGCGCCATGAAG AGGGAGTACGAGGAGTTCAAGGTGAGGATCAACTCCCTCGCAGCGAAGGCGCGGAAGGTGCCGGAGGACGGGTGGGTCATGTCGGACGGCACGCCGTGGCCGGGGAACAACCCCCGAGACCATCCTGCCATGATACAG GTTCTTCTGGGGCACCCCGGCGACCAGGACGCCGAGGGGAACGAGCTGCCCCGGCTGTTCTACGTGTCGCGGGAGAAGAAGCCGGGGTTCCAGCATCACAGGAAAGCCGGCGCCCTGAACGCCCTG CTCCGGGTGTCTGCTCTGCTGACGAACGGCGCGTACGTGCTCAACCTGGACTACGACCACTGCGTCACCAACAGCGGCGCGCTCAGGGAGGCGATGTGCTTCCTCATGGACCCTGTGGTTGGGAACAGGACGTGCTTCGTTCAGTTCCCGCTgcgggtcggcggcgacggcgacggcggcggcgatcagCTAGCGAGCCGGGACGACTCTGTCTTCTTCGAC ATCGACATGAAGTGCCTGGACGGCATCCAGGGCCCGGTGTACGTCGGCTCCGGCTGCTTCTTCAACCGGAAAGCGATGTACGGCTTCGACCCTGcgctggcggaggaggacgacgacgccgcgcaCGGGAGCTGGTGCTGCTTCGGGAACGGGAAGGGGCGCGCGCTGAGGAGGACCATGTCCGCTGTCCCCTTGCTGGACTCGGAGGACTCTGACGAGCAGACCGGAGCCGCGGACGGCGCAAGGGCAAGGCGGAGGCTGCGCTCCTACCACGCCGCGCTGGAGCGGCACTTCGGCCACTCGCAGGCGTTCATCGCGTCCGCGTTCGCGGGccaagggcgcggcggcggcggcggcggcgggtcggacTCCACGGGCGCGGCGGCTTGCTCTCTCCTCAGGGAGGCCATCCACGTCGTCAGCTGCGCATATGAGGAGCGGACGAGGTGGGGCAAGGACGTCGGCTGGGTGTACGGCGGAGGCGCCGTGGCCACGGGGTTCAGAATGCACGCGCGCGGGTGGGCGTCGGCTTATTGCTCACCGGCGCGGGCCGCGTTCCGGACCTTCGCGCGCCCGAGCCCCTCGGACGTCCTCGCGGAGgcgtcgcggcgggcggcggcggccatgggcgtcCTGCTGAGCCGGCACTGCCCCGTctgggccggcgccggcgggcgcgtGCGGCTCCTGCAGCGGCTGGGCTACGCCGCCCGCGTCGCCTACCCGCTGGTCTCCCTCCCGCTCACCGCCTACTGCGCGCTCCCGGCGGCCTGCCTCCTCACCGGCCGGTCCATCTTCCCCGACGACGTGAGCTACTACGGCGCGGTCCTGCTCATCCTGCTCCTGTCCTCGGTGGCGGCCACGGCCGCGCTGGAGCTCCGGTGGAGCCGCGTGACGCCGCGCGCGTGGTGGCGGGACCAGCAGCTCTGGGCGGTCACCGGCACGTCGGCGTGCCTCGCCGCCGTGTTCCAGGGCGTCCTACGCGCGTGCGCCGGGATCGACGTCGGCTTCTCCACCGCGTCCACAaagacggcggcggcccgctcGTCCTCGGATGGCGAGGAGTCCTCGGACGAGCGGCGGAGGTCCCTGCGGTGGTCGAACCTGCTGATCCCGCCGGCAAGCCTGCTACTGGCCAACCTCGCcggcgtggtggtggcggtgtcgTACGGGGTGGACCACGGGTACCGGGCGTGGGGCCCGGTGCTCGGGAAGCTGGCGCTCGCCGGGTGGGTGGTGGCGCACCTGCAGGGGTTCCTCAGGGGCCTCCTGGCGCGGCGGGACCGGGCGCCCACCGTCGCCGTGCTCTGGTCGGTGCTCTTCGTGTCCGTTCTCTCGCTGCTCTGGGTCAACGTCGACTCCTactcggcgccgcccgcgcgggcCGCGTCGCAGCAACCGGTCTTGTGA